Proteins encoded by one window of Lathyrus oleraceus cultivar Zhongwan6 chromosome 1, CAAS_Psat_ZW6_1.0, whole genome shotgun sequence:
- the LOC127105312 gene encoding S-protein homolog 5-like: MANDKSIILKFSILLIVVVAFEVGDAVTVIIKNDISPYPKPTELTVHCKSKNDDLGFHNLAFGETYMFSFRPLVFPPTANTLFFCSFTWPRNPYRHYLDIYDQAKDDCQTCNWRISKTGGCKSSKEDPEFCQNWKSIE; encoded by the coding sequence ATGGCAAATGACAAGtcaattattttaaaattttcaatacTGCTAATCGTAGTAGTTGCATTTGAAGTTGGAGATGCGGTGACTGTTATAATTAAGAATGATATATCGCCATATCCAAAACCCACAGAACTCACCGTTCACTGTAAATCTAAGAACGATGATCTTGGATTTCACAACCTCGCCTTTGGCGAAACTTACATGTTTTCCTTTAGACCATTAGTGTTTCCACCCACTGCAAATACCTTATTCTTCTGCAGCTTTACATGGCCAAGAAATCCCTACCGTCATTATCTCGACATTTATGATCAAGCCAAAGATGACTGCCAAACTTGCAATTGGAGAATTAGTAAAACCGGTGGTTGTAAATCTAGTAAAGAGGATCCTGAATTTTGTCAAAACTGGAAAAGTATTGAGTAA